From Carassius auratus strain Wakin chromosome 10, ASM336829v1, whole genome shotgun sequence, a single genomic window includes:
- the LOC113109657 gene encoding phosphatidylinositol 4-phosphate 5-kinase type-1 beta-like isoform X2, whose amino-acid sequence MNSRAVYKMSSTADETGGGRPPKTGGKDHKKPTAEALRGAIQLGIGYSVGNMTSKPDRDVLMQDFYVVESVFLPSEGSNLTPAHHYPDFRFKNYAPLAFRYFRELFGIKPDDYLYSICKEPLIELSNPGASSSWFYLTSDDEFIIKTVQHKEAEFLQKLLPGYYMNLNQNPRTLLPKFYGLYCIQCGGVNIRLVVMNNILPRSLKMHYKYDLKGSTYKRRASRKERAKSSPTFKDLDFQEMHEGLYFDADTYSALMKTLQRDCRVLESFKIMDYSLLLGIHVLDRKLRGRGGIGDSKRHGGQKVLYSTALESIQGDGKAGEPLPDADDDTMGGIPAKHKDEKLLIFLGIIDILQSYRFIKKVEHSWKALVHDGDTVSVHRPNFYADRFLKFMGTTVFKKIHPLRGASSRRKKNSIQPCRSASQEVLSSVNEESKEERRAQSLENLDDTETHPSQKPDVIPSSTRLNPAISAATMSSASSLDDVKTEPQTDSENRDDYRTSSTTLALEESTLPASDSQASTPESVMREAF is encoded by the exons ATGAACAGCAGAGCGGTTTACAAG ATGAGTTCAACGGCAGATGAGACCGGAGGTGGAAGACCTCCAAAAACTGGGGGCAAAGACCACAAAAAG CCCACAGCAGAAGCCTTGAGAGGAGCCATCCAGCTCGGCATCGGGTACTCAGTCGGAAACATGACGTCCAAACCAGACAGAGATGTTCTCATGCAAGACTTCTACGTTGTGGAGAGCGTCTTTCTCCCGAG TGAAGGCAGTAATCTGACTCCAGCTCACCATTATCCTGATTTTCGCTTTAAAAATTATGCTCCCTTGGCTTTCCGTTACTTTAGGGAGCTCTTTGGGATTAAACCAGACGATTATTTG TACTCTATTTGTAAAGAGCCTCTGATAGAGCTGTCAAACCCCGGAGCGAGTAGTTCATGGTTTTACCTAACCAGTGACGACGAGTTCATCATAAAGACCGTGCAGCACAAAGAAGCTGAATTTCTGCAGAAGCTGCTTCCAGGTTACTACATG AATCTGAATCAGAACCCGAGGACCCTCTTGCCCAAGTTTTACGGGCTGTACTGTATTCAGTGTGGAGGTGTTAATATCCGATTGGTGGTGATGAACAACATTCTGCCTCGCTCTTTGAAAATGCACTACAAATATGACTTAAAGGGCTCTACTTACAAACGCAGAGCGTCACGAAAGGAGCGCGCCAAATCCTCCCCGACTTTTAAAGATCTGGACTTCCAGGAGATGCACGAAGGTCTTTACTTTGATGCAGACACGTACAGCGCCTTGATGAAGACTCTTCAGAGAGACTGTCGG GTGCTGGAAAGCTTTAAAATCATGGACTACAGTTTGCTGCTGGGCATCCATGTTCTGGACAGGAAGCTGAGGGGGAGAGGCGGGATTGGGGACAGTAAGCGCCATGGTGGACAGAAGGTCCTGTACTCCACAGCTCTCGAGTCCATTCAAGGAGACGGCAAAGCAGGCGAGCCTCTTCCTGACGCAGATGACGACAC AATGGGTGGCATCCCTGCTAAACACAAAGATGAGAAGTTGCTGATCTTTCTGGGAATCATTGATATCCTGCAGTCCTATAG ATTTATAAAGAAGGTTGAGCACTCGTGGAAGGCTCTTGTGCATGATGGc GACACTGTATCTGTCCATAGACCAAATTTCTACGCTGACAGATtcctgaagttcatgggcaccaCGGTGTTTAAAAAGATTCACC ctCTCCGTGGTGCGTCCTCGAGAAGGAAGAAGAACTCAATCCAGCCGTGTAGGTCGGCCTCACAGGAAGTTCTGTCGTCTGTAAATGAAGAGAGTAAAGAAGAAAGGAGGGCACAAAGCCTCGAAAACCTCGATGATACAG AAACGCACCCCTCTCAGAAACCTGATGTAATTCCCAGCTCCACCAGACTCAACCCAGCCATCTCAGCCGCCACGATGTCTTCTGCTTCCTCTCTAGATGATGTGAAGACCGAACCGCAAACAGATTCAGAGAACAG AGATGATTATAGGACGTCCAGCACGACTCTTGCATTAGAGGAGAGCACTCTTCCTGCTTCAGACTCACAGGCAAGCACACCTGAGTCAG tgATGCGTGAGGCCTTCTGA
- the LOC113109657 gene encoding phosphatidylinositol 4-phosphate 5-kinase type-1 beta-like isoform X1 encodes MNSRAVYKMSSTADETGGGRPPKTGGKDHKKPTAEALRGAIQLGIGYSVGNMTSKPDRDVLMQDFYVVESVFLPSEGSNLTPAHHYPDFRFKNYAPLAFRYFRELFGIKPDDYLYSICKEPLIELSNPGASSSWFYLTSDDEFIIKTVQHKEAEFLQKLLPGYYMNLNQNPRTLLPKFYGLYCIQCGGVNIRLVVMNNILPRSLKMHYKYDLKGSTYKRRASRKERAKSSPTFKDLDFQEMHEGLYFDADTYSALMKTLQRDCRVLESFKIMDYSLLLGIHVLDRKLRGRGGIGDSKRHGGQKVLYSTALESIQGDGKAGEPLPDADDDTMGGIPAKHKDEKLLIFLGIIDILQSYRFIKKVEHSWKALVHDGDTVSVHRPNFYADRFLKFMGTTVFKKIHPLRGASSRRKKNSIQPCRSASQEVLSSVNEESKEERRAQSLENLDDTETHPSQKPDVIPSSTRLNPAISAATMSSASSLDDVKTEPQTDSENRDDYRTSSTTLALEESTLPASDSQASTPESGLDVYL; translated from the exons ATGAACAGCAGAGCGGTTTACAAG ATGAGTTCAACGGCAGATGAGACCGGAGGTGGAAGACCTCCAAAAACTGGGGGCAAAGACCACAAAAAG CCCACAGCAGAAGCCTTGAGAGGAGCCATCCAGCTCGGCATCGGGTACTCAGTCGGAAACATGACGTCCAAACCAGACAGAGATGTTCTCATGCAAGACTTCTACGTTGTGGAGAGCGTCTTTCTCCCGAG TGAAGGCAGTAATCTGACTCCAGCTCACCATTATCCTGATTTTCGCTTTAAAAATTATGCTCCCTTGGCTTTCCGTTACTTTAGGGAGCTCTTTGGGATTAAACCAGACGATTATTTG TACTCTATTTGTAAAGAGCCTCTGATAGAGCTGTCAAACCCCGGAGCGAGTAGTTCATGGTTTTACCTAACCAGTGACGACGAGTTCATCATAAAGACCGTGCAGCACAAAGAAGCTGAATTTCTGCAGAAGCTGCTTCCAGGTTACTACATG AATCTGAATCAGAACCCGAGGACCCTCTTGCCCAAGTTTTACGGGCTGTACTGTATTCAGTGTGGAGGTGTTAATATCCGATTGGTGGTGATGAACAACATTCTGCCTCGCTCTTTGAAAATGCACTACAAATATGACTTAAAGGGCTCTACTTACAAACGCAGAGCGTCACGAAAGGAGCGCGCCAAATCCTCCCCGACTTTTAAAGATCTGGACTTCCAGGAGATGCACGAAGGTCTTTACTTTGATGCAGACACGTACAGCGCCTTGATGAAGACTCTTCAGAGAGACTGTCGG GTGCTGGAAAGCTTTAAAATCATGGACTACAGTTTGCTGCTGGGCATCCATGTTCTGGACAGGAAGCTGAGGGGGAGAGGCGGGATTGGGGACAGTAAGCGCCATGGTGGACAGAAGGTCCTGTACTCCACAGCTCTCGAGTCCATTCAAGGAGACGGCAAAGCAGGCGAGCCTCTTCCTGACGCAGATGACGACAC AATGGGTGGCATCCCTGCTAAACACAAAGATGAGAAGTTGCTGATCTTTCTGGGAATCATTGATATCCTGCAGTCCTATAG ATTTATAAAGAAGGTTGAGCACTCGTGGAAGGCTCTTGTGCATGATGGc GACACTGTATCTGTCCATAGACCAAATTTCTACGCTGACAGATtcctgaagttcatgggcaccaCGGTGTTTAAAAAGATTCACC ctCTCCGTGGTGCGTCCTCGAGAAGGAAGAAGAACTCAATCCAGCCGTGTAGGTCGGCCTCACAGGAAGTTCTGTCGTCTGTAAATGAAGAGAGTAAAGAAGAAAGGAGGGCACAAAGCCTCGAAAACCTCGATGATACAG AAACGCACCCCTCTCAGAAACCTGATGTAATTCCCAGCTCCACCAGACTCAACCCAGCCATCTCAGCCGCCACGATGTCTTCTGCTTCCTCTCTAGATGATGTGAAGACCGAACCGCAAACAGATTCAGAGAACAG AGATGATTATAGGACGTCCAGCACGACTCTTGCATTAGAGGAGAGCACTCTTCCTGCTTCAGACTCACAGGCAAGCACACCTGAGTCAGGTCTGGACGTCTACTTG tgA
- the LOC113109657 gene encoding phosphatidylinositol 4-phosphate 5-kinase type-1 beta-like isoform X3 has translation MNSRAVYKMSSTADETGGGRPPKTGGKDHKKPTAEALRGAIQLGIGYSVGNMTSKPDRDVLMQDFYVVESVFLPSEGSNLTPAHHYPDFRFKNYAPLAFRYFRELFGIKPDDYLYSICKEPLIELSNPGASSSWFYLTSDDEFIIKTVQHKEAEFLQKLLPGYYMNLNQNPRTLLPKFYGLYCIQCGGVNIRLVVMNNILPRSLKMHYKYDLKGSTYKRRASRKERAKSSPTFKDLDFQEMHEGLYFDADTYSALMKTLQRDCRVLESFKIMDYSLLLGIHVLDRKLRGRGGIGDSKRHGGQKVLYSTALESIQGDGKAGEPLPDADDDTMGGIPAKHKDEKLLIFLGIIDILQSYRFIKKVEHSWKALVHDGDTVSVHRPNFYADRFLKFMGTTVFKKIHPLRGASSRRKKNSIQPCRSASQEVLSSVNEESKEERRAQSLENLDDTETHPSQKPDVIPSSTRLNPAISAATMSSASSLDDVKTEPQTDSENRDDYRTSSTTLALEESTLPASDSQ, from the exons ATGAACAGCAGAGCGGTTTACAAG ATGAGTTCAACGGCAGATGAGACCGGAGGTGGAAGACCTCCAAAAACTGGGGGCAAAGACCACAAAAAG CCCACAGCAGAAGCCTTGAGAGGAGCCATCCAGCTCGGCATCGGGTACTCAGTCGGAAACATGACGTCCAAACCAGACAGAGATGTTCTCATGCAAGACTTCTACGTTGTGGAGAGCGTCTTTCTCCCGAG TGAAGGCAGTAATCTGACTCCAGCTCACCATTATCCTGATTTTCGCTTTAAAAATTATGCTCCCTTGGCTTTCCGTTACTTTAGGGAGCTCTTTGGGATTAAACCAGACGATTATTTG TACTCTATTTGTAAAGAGCCTCTGATAGAGCTGTCAAACCCCGGAGCGAGTAGTTCATGGTTTTACCTAACCAGTGACGACGAGTTCATCATAAAGACCGTGCAGCACAAAGAAGCTGAATTTCTGCAGAAGCTGCTTCCAGGTTACTACATG AATCTGAATCAGAACCCGAGGACCCTCTTGCCCAAGTTTTACGGGCTGTACTGTATTCAGTGTGGAGGTGTTAATATCCGATTGGTGGTGATGAACAACATTCTGCCTCGCTCTTTGAAAATGCACTACAAATATGACTTAAAGGGCTCTACTTACAAACGCAGAGCGTCACGAAAGGAGCGCGCCAAATCCTCCCCGACTTTTAAAGATCTGGACTTCCAGGAGATGCACGAAGGTCTTTACTTTGATGCAGACACGTACAGCGCCTTGATGAAGACTCTTCAGAGAGACTGTCGG GTGCTGGAAAGCTTTAAAATCATGGACTACAGTTTGCTGCTGGGCATCCATGTTCTGGACAGGAAGCTGAGGGGGAGAGGCGGGATTGGGGACAGTAAGCGCCATGGTGGACAGAAGGTCCTGTACTCCACAGCTCTCGAGTCCATTCAAGGAGACGGCAAAGCAGGCGAGCCTCTTCCTGACGCAGATGACGACAC AATGGGTGGCATCCCTGCTAAACACAAAGATGAGAAGTTGCTGATCTTTCTGGGAATCATTGATATCCTGCAGTCCTATAG ATTTATAAAGAAGGTTGAGCACTCGTGGAAGGCTCTTGTGCATGATGGc GACACTGTATCTGTCCATAGACCAAATTTCTACGCTGACAGATtcctgaagttcatgggcaccaCGGTGTTTAAAAAGATTCACC ctCTCCGTGGTGCGTCCTCGAGAAGGAAGAAGAACTCAATCCAGCCGTGTAGGTCGGCCTCACAGGAAGTTCTGTCGTCTGTAAATGAAGAGAGTAAAGAAGAAAGGAGGGCACAAAGCCTCGAAAACCTCGATGATACAG AAACGCACCCCTCTCAGAAACCTGATGTAATTCCCAGCTCCACCAGACTCAACCCAGCCATCTCAGCCGCCACGATGTCTTCTGCTTCCTCTCTAGATGATGTGAAGACCGAACCGCAAACAGATTCAGAGAACAG AGATGATTATAGGACGTCCAGCACGACTCTTGCATTAGAGGAGAGCACTCTTCCTGCTTCAGACTCACAG tgA